One window from the genome of Luteithermobacter gelatinilyticus encodes:
- a CDS encoding efflux RND transporter permease subunit, protein MGQNLTVSYGKFVVRWRWPVLVVSLAIAVALIVGMKNLTFSTDYRVFFGPDNPQLAAQDHLEQTYTKVDMVTIGVRPREGDMFTPRMLEILYELTEEAWQIPYVVRVDSLSNYQHTVADGDDLVVDDLVRDPADLSPARLAEIRDVALSEPSLAGRLISTDGTTSQVMITLEISDTAPETLKRIVDPVRGMAARIEAQHPDVDVALSGNIMLSNAFSEAAENDSRTLIPGMFGVLALGMWFFLRSFSGMISSMLVVLFSVLSALGLVGHLGFQLNSASISAPIIILTIAVADAIHLLMTCYVYMHRGMDRKAATIESLRINFQPVFLTSLTTAIGFLSLNFNDSPPFRDLGNISAIGVGAAWFYSMTLLPALMVILPMKPRGEKQRGQVLLENYVEWVIARKNRILTLMILMVVGTAVFIPRLVYNDKFIEFFDTDIEFRRDSDFLMKHLAGPYTMEVSVPAGEDGAIAEPAYLNRLQAFTEWLKVQPEVVHVFSMVDVMKRLNKSMHGDDPGWYRLPDRRDLAAQYLLLYEMSLPYGLDLNNQIDVGKSATRVTAILGNINSHEMIDLKQRTDQWFRENVAEEELRSAGGTSVALIFAFLTQRTFDSMFWGTGVAFLLISLCLVFALKSLKLGLVSLVPNIIPAIVAFGLWAAFVGEIGLYASGVTATALGMIVDCTVHFLSKYKRAREEKNFGARDSVRYAFAMVGAPLWVSSLVLIFGFCTLGLSDYVMNAKMGILTAQIIAVAMVTDFLLLPTILLFVDKKKGEKHALSEQKA, encoded by the coding sequence ATGGGTCAAAATCTGACAGTATCATACGGAAAATTTGTCGTCCGCTGGCGCTGGCCGGTTCTGGTGGTCTCCTTGGCCATAGCCGTCGCGTTGATTGTCGGTATGAAAAACCTGACCTTTTCGACTGATTATCGGGTATTTTTCGGCCCCGACAACCCGCAGCTTGCGGCCCAGGATCATCTGGAACAGACCTATACAAAGGTTGATATGGTGACCATTGGGGTCCGTCCGCGCGAGGGTGATATGTTCACGCCCCGGATGCTGGAAATCCTGTATGAACTGACGGAGGAGGCCTGGCAAATTCCCTATGTTGTCCGGGTCGATTCCCTGTCCAATTACCAGCATACGGTGGCGGACGGGGATGACCTGGTGGTTGATGACTTGGTCCGGGATCCAGCGGATCTTTCGCCGGCCCGACTGGCTGAGATCCGGGATGTGGCCCTGTCCGAACCGTCCCTGGCTGGCCGGCTGATCTCGACCGATGGGACCACCAGTCAGGTCATGATCACCCTGGAAATCAGTGATACGGCGCCTGAGACCCTGAAACGGATCGTGGATCCGGTGCGCGGGATGGCTGCCCGGATCGAGGCGCAGCACCCCGATGTGGACGTGGCGCTGTCGGGGAATATCATGCTCTCCAATGCCTTTTCCGAAGCGGCGGAAAATGACTCCCGCACCCTGATCCCGGGCATGTTCGGGGTACTGGCGCTGGGCATGTGGTTTTTCCTACGGTCTTTCAGCGGCATGATCTCCAGTATGCTGGTGGTGTTGTTCTCGGTGCTGAGCGCGCTTGGCCTAGTCGGGCATCTGGGGTTTCAGCTCAACAGTGCCTCAATTTCCGCGCCGATCATCATTCTGACCATTGCCGTGGCGGACGCCATTCATTTGCTGATGACCTGTTATGTCTATATGCACCGGGGCATGGACAGGAAAGCGGCCACGATTGAAAGCCTGCGCATTAATTTTCAGCCGGTGTTTCTCACGTCGCTGACCACGGCGATCGGGTTTCTTAGCCTCAATTTCAATGACAGCCCGCCGTTTAGGGATCTGGGGAATATTTCTGCAATTGGCGTGGGGGCGGCGTGGTTTTATTCCATGACCCTGTTGCCGGCCTTAATGGTGATCCTGCCCATGAAGCCAAGGGGTGAAAAACAGCGGGGGCAGGTGTTGCTGGAAAATTATGTGGAATGGGTTATTGCCCGCAAAAACCGCATTCTGACTTTGATGATTCTTATGGTTGTGGGCACGGCAGTGTTTATACCCCGGCTGGTCTATAACGATAAATTCATTGAATTTTTCGATACCGACATTGAATTCCGACGGGATTCGGATTTTCTGATGAAACATCTGGCGGGGCCTTACACCATGGAGGTTTCGGTCCCCGCCGGGGAGGACGGTGCCATTGCTGAACCGGCCTATCTGAACCGTCTACAAGCGTTTACCGAATGGTTGAAAGTGCAGCCGGAAGTGGTGCATGTGTTTTCCATGGTGGATGTGATGAAACGCCTGAACAAAAGCATGCATGGGGACGATCCCGGCTGGTACAGGTTGCCGGACAGGCGGGATCTGGCGGCGCAATATCTGCTGCTGTATGAAATGTCGTTGCCTTATGGCCTGGACCTGAACAACCAGATTGACGTGGGTAAATCGGCGACCCGGGTCACGGCCATTCTGGGCAATATCAACAGCCATGAAATGATCGACCTGAAGCAGCGTACGGACCAGTGGTTTCGTGAAAACGTTGCAGAAGAGGAGTTGAGATCTGCCGGTGGCACCAGTGTGGCGCTGATTTTTGCGTTTCTGACCCAGCGCACTTTTGACAGCATGTTTTGGGGCACCGGGGTTGCCTTTCTGCTGATTTCCCTGTGTCTGGTTTTCGCCTTGAAAAGCCTGAAACTGGGGTTGGTCAGCCTGGTGCCCAACATTATTCCGGCCATCGTGGCCTTTGGTCTGTGGGCCGCCTTCGTCGGCGAAATTGGCCTGTATGCCTCTGGGGTGACGGCTACGGCGCTGGGCATGATTGTGGATTGCACGGTCCATTTCTTGAGTAAATACAAACGGGCCCGGGAAGAAAAGAATTTTGGCGCGCGGGATTCAGTGCGTTATGCCTTTGCCATGGTGGGGGCGCCGCTCTGGGTGTCGTCGCTGGTGCTGATTTTCGGTTTCTGTACATTGGGCCTGTCCGATTATGTGATGAATGCCAAAATGGGTATATTGACCGCGCAGATTATCGCAGTGGCCATGGTGACGGACTT